The nucleotide window AAGCGGGTGGTGCTGATGCCGTTTGTGGTCATGATAACCGGCATTCCCGGAGTTGGTAAGAGCACGATAACCCGGCTCGCCCTCAAGAGGACGGCCATAAGGTTCAGACTCGTAAACTTCGGGGACCTTATGTTCGAGGAGGCCGTAAAGCAGGGACTCGTCGAGCACAGGGACGAGATGAGAAAGCTGGACCCCATGGTTCAGAAGCAGCTCCAGCTTCGCGCCGCGCAGAGGATCGTTGAGATAGCCCGGGATGAGCCGGTTCTACTCGACACCCACGCCACGATAAGAACGCCTATGGGCTACCTCCTCGGCTTCCCCAAGGAGGTTATAGAAACCATCAGGCCAAACTTCATAGTCATAATAGAGGCAACGCCGAGCGAGATACTCGGAAGGCGCCTCCGCGACCTCAAGAGGGACAGGGATGTTGAGACGGAGGAGCAGATACAGAGGCATCAGGACCTCAACAGGGCCGCGGCGATAAGCTACGCCATGCATTCCGATGCCCTTATAAAGATAATCGAGAACCACGAGGACAAGGGTCTTGAAGAGGCCGTGAACGAACTCGTTCAAGTCCTTAACCTGGCGGTGAGGGAGTATGATTGAGAGCATATACCAGTTCCTTGATAACCTCTTTGGCGGTTACATCGTCCAGCACCCCCTGCTGGCGATAACGATAGCGGGCTTCGTCATAGGCGGCTCGTACACCCTGCTCTACTACTTCATGACCGACGTCGAGAAGACCAGGAAGATACAGAGGATGGCCAAGGAAATCCAGAAGGAGATGAAAGAGGCCCAGAAGTCCGGGGACGAGAAGAGGATCAAAAAAGTTCAGCAGAAGCAGATGGAGCTCATGAAGATGCAGAGCGAGATGATGAAAGAGACCATGGTTCCGATGTTCCTCACCCTTCCGATATTCTGGATCTTCTTCGGCTGGCTGAGGAGATGGTACGCCGAGGTCGCGATAGTCAAAGCCCCCTTCAAGTTCTTCCTCTTCGACTGGTTCCACAGCATGTACCACTCGGCCCTCAAGCCGGACGAACTCGGCTACTTCGGCTGGTACATCCTTTCCAGCTACATAATCGGTATGGTGCTCAGGAAGTTCCTCGACATGGGTTAAATTTAAAAACGCTCCGCTGATAGGGGTTGCGAGGTGAGAATTATGAAGCCGATGTACCGCTCAAGGTCATGGAGGAGGAAGTACGTTAGGACTCCCGGAGGAAGGACAGTGATTCACTTCGAGAGGAGGAAGCCCAAGGTCGCCCACTGCGCCCTCTGCGGCAGACCGCTCAACGGCGTTCCGCGCGGGAGGCCGAGCGAGCTCAGGAAGCTCCCGAAGACCGCGAAGAGGCCCGAGAGGCCCTACCCGAACCTCTGCCCGAGCTGCATGAGGAAGGTCATGAAGGCCCAGGTTAGAGCTTCGATAGCCCTCTGAAGGTGTTTCCATGCCGAAGGGCTGCCTCGTCATAACCGTCAGCGGCCTAGCAGGTTCCGGAACAACAACCCTCTGCCGGAACCTCGCCAGGCACTACGGCTTCAAGCACGTTTACGCCGGGCTGATATTCCGGCAGATGGCGAAGGAAAGGGGAATGACCCTTGAGGAGTTTCAGAAGTACGTCGAACTCCACCCTGAGATAGACAGGGAAGTTGACAGGAGGCAGGTCGAGGCGGCCAAGGAGTGTAACGTCGTCATTGAGGGCAGACTCGCCGGCTGGATGGTGAAGAACGCGGACCTTAAGATATGGCTCGACGCTCCAATAATGGAGCGGGCCAAGAGGGTTGCAAGAAGGGAAGGCGTCTCCGTCGAGGAGGCCTTCGTCCAGATTGCCGAGAGGGAGAAACAGAACAGGAAAAGG belongs to Thermococcus sp. AM4 and includes:
- a CDS encoding adenylate kinase; the encoded protein is MPFVVMITGIPGVGKSTITRLALKRTAIRFRLVNFGDLMFEEAVKQGLVEHRDEMRKLDPMVQKQLQLRAAQRIVEIARDEPVLLDTHATIRTPMGYLLGFPKEVIETIRPNFIVIIEATPSEILGRRLRDLKRDRDVETEEQIQRHQDLNRAAAISYAMHSDALIKIIENHEDKGLEEAVNELVQVLNLAVREYD
- a CDS encoding EMC3/TMCO1 family protein, with the translated sequence MIESIYQFLDNLFGGYIVQHPLLAITIAGFVIGGSYTLLYYFMTDVEKTRKIQRMAKEIQKEMKEAQKSGDEKRIKKVQQKQMELMKMQSEMMKETMVPMFLTLPIFWIFFGWLRRWYAEVAIVKAPFKFFLFDWFHSMYHSALKPDELGYFGWYILSSYIIGMVLRKFLDMG
- a CDS encoding 50S ribosomal protein L34e — translated: MKPMYRSRSWRRKYVRTPGGRTVIHFERRKPKVAHCALCGRPLNGVPRGRPSELRKLPKTAKRPERPYPNLCPSCMRKVMKAQVRASIAL
- the cmk gene encoding (d)CMP kinase, whose protein sequence is MPKGCLVITVSGLAGSGTTTLCRNLARHYGFKHVYAGLIFRQMAKERGMTLEEFQKYVELHPEIDREVDRRQVEAAKECNVVIEGRLAGWMVKNADLKIWLDAPIMERAKRVARREGVSVEEAFVQIAEREKQNRKRYLNLYGIDIEDKSIYDLIINTAKWGPDGVFAIVKAAIDHLYPDGDAGSGENPENKKKEVG